In Enterobacter cloacae, the following are encoded in one genomic region:
- a CDS encoding transcriptional regulator SgrR — protein sequence MPSGRLQQQFIRLWQCCEGQSKETTLNELADLLNCSRRHMRTLLNTMQQQGWLNWEAEAGRGKRSRLTFLYTGLALQQQRAEDLLEQDRIDQLVQLVGDKAAVRQMLVSHLGRSFRQGRHILRVLYYRPMKNLLPGTALRRSETHMARQIFSGLTRINEENGELEADVAHHWQQLSPLHWRFFLRPGIHFHHGRELEISDVINSLQRACTLPLYGHISRIHSPTAWTVDIELSEPDQWLPWLMGYIPSMILPREWDSLPHFASQPVGTGPYAVTRNTNNQLKIRAFDDYFGYRALIDEVNVWVLPEISEELSCGLTLEGSTEGEKAVESRLEEGCYYLLFDARSHRGASRDVRRWVSHVLSPANLIYQAEEQYQTYWFPAYGLLPRWHHARPVHGEKPAGLESITLTYYRDHVEHRFIARIMSKLLAAEGVQLDIQEIDYDEWHRGEIVSDIWLNSANFTLPLDFSLFSHLYEVPLIQHCIDRDWQQDAAQWRAGEMNLASWCQQLLAQQAIVPLIHHWLMIQGQRSMRGLRMNTLGWFDFKSAWFAPPEP from the coding sequence ATGCCTTCTGGTCGTCTGCAACAACAATTCATCCGCCTCTGGCAGTGCTGCGAGGGGCAGTCGAAGGAGACTACGCTGAACGAGCTGGCCGACCTGCTGAACTGCTCTCGTCGCCATATGCGAACGCTGCTCAACACCATGCAGCAACAGGGCTGGTTAAACTGGGAGGCCGAGGCCGGACGCGGCAAGCGCTCGCGTCTGACCTTTCTCTACACCGGGCTGGCGTTGCAGCAACAACGCGCGGAAGACCTGCTTGAACAGGACAGAATCGACCAACTGGTACAGCTGGTGGGCGACAAAGCGGCAGTACGCCAGATGCTGGTTTCCCATCTCGGGAGAAGTTTTCGTCAGGGTCGCCACATCCTGCGGGTGCTCTACTATCGTCCGATGAAAAACCTGTTACCCGGTACGGCGTTGCGCCGTTCAGAAACCCATATGGCCCGGCAAATATTCAGCGGCCTGACGCGCATAAATGAGGAAAACGGGGAACTGGAAGCCGATGTCGCGCACCACTGGCAGCAACTTTCTCCCCTGCACTGGCGCTTCTTTTTACGTCCTGGTATTCATTTCCACCACGGCCGTGAGCTGGAGATCAGCGACGTCATCAATTCGCTTCAGCGGGCATGCACTCTTCCTCTTTATGGCCACATATCGCGGATCCACTCCCCTACGGCATGGACTGTTGATATCGAACTGTCCGAGCCTGACCAGTGGCTTCCGTGGCTAATGGGCTATATCCCGTCGATGATCCTGCCGCGTGAATGGGATTCCCTGCCCCATTTTGCCAGCCAGCCCGTGGGAACAGGACCTTACGCGGTAACGCGCAATACCAACAACCAGCTGAAAATTCGCGCCTTTGACGACTACTTTGGTTATCGCGCGCTGATCGACGAAGTCAACGTCTGGGTTCTGCCTGAAATCAGCGAGGAGCTGAGCTGCGGATTAACGCTGGAAGGGTCAACCGAAGGAGAAAAAGCGGTTGAAAGCCGTCTGGAAGAGGGCTGCTATTACCTGCTGTTTGACGCCCGCAGCCACCGAGGTGCCAGCCGCGACGTGCGCAGATGGGTGAGCCACGTGCTTTCCCCGGCCAATCTTATCTATCAGGCGGAGGAGCAATACCAGACTTACTGGTTCCCGGCCTACGGTCTGCTCCCGCGCTGGCATCACGCCCGACCGGTTCACGGCGAAAAGCCCGCCGGACTGGAGTCGATCACCCTGACCTATTATCGCGACCACGTGGAACACCGCTTTATCGCCCGCATCATGAGCAAGCTGCTGGCTGCCGAAGGCGTTCAACTGGACATCCAGGAAATAGATTATGATGAATGGCATCGCGGGGAGATAGTCAGCGATATCTGGCTGAACAGCGCCAACTTTACCCTGCCACTCGATTTCTCACTCTTTTCGCACCTGTATGAAGTTCCGCTGATCCAACACTGCATTGACCGGGACTGGCAGCAGGACGCCGCACAGTGGCGCGCGGGAGAAATGAACCTGGCCTCATGGTGCCAGCAGTTGCTGGCGCAACAGGCGATTGTGCCGCTCATCCACCACTGGCTGATGATTCAGGGTCAGCGCAGTATGCGTGGCTTACGGATGAACACCCTGGGCTGGTTTGATTTCAAATCCGCCTGGTTTGCCCCACCGGAACCATAA
- a CDS encoding MFS transporter yields the protein MLWLMTMGRRLNGVYAAFMLVAFMMGVAGALQAPTLSLFLSREVGAQPFWIGLFYTVNAIAGILVSLWLAKRSDSQGDRRKLILFCCAMAVGNALLFAFNRHYLTLITCGVLLASLANTAMPQLFALAREYADNSAREVVMFSSVMRAQLSLAWVIGPPLAFMLALNYGFTTMFSIAAGIFVISLVLVAFALPSVARIEPVADRPATQASGWQDKNVRMLFIASTLMWTCNTMYIIDMPLWISSDLGLPDKLAGILMGTAAGLEIPAMILAGYYVKRSGKRKMMVIAVAAGVLFYLGLIFFHSREALLILQLFNAVFIGIVAGIGMLWFQDLMPGRAGSATTLFTNSISTGVILAGVIQGALSQSYGHAAVYWMIAAISVVTLLLTCRVKDV from the coding sequence ATGCTCTGGTTGATGACGATGGGGCGACGCCTGAATGGCGTGTATGCCGCTTTTATGCTGGTGGCCTTTATGATGGGTGTGGCGGGGGCGCTTCAGGCACCGACGCTGAGCCTGTTTCTGAGCCGCGAGGTGGGGGCGCAACCGTTCTGGATTGGCCTGTTTTATACCGTCAACGCCATTGCCGGGATCCTGGTCAGCCTGTGGCTGGCGAAACGCTCGGACAGCCAGGGCGATCGCCGCAAACTGATCCTGTTTTGCTGCGCAATGGCCGTCGGGAATGCGCTGCTGTTTGCGTTCAATCGTCATTACCTTACGCTCATCACCTGTGGTGTTCTGCTGGCATCTCTGGCTAATACCGCCATGCCACAGCTGTTCGCGCTGGCTCGTGAATATGCGGATAACTCCGCGCGTGAAGTGGTGATGTTCAGCTCGGTCATGCGTGCGCAGCTCTCTCTGGCGTGGGTGATTGGCCCGCCGCTGGCGTTTATGCTGGCGCTGAATTATGGCTTTACCACCATGTTTTCCATCGCCGCCGGGATTTTTGTCATCAGCCTGGTGTTAGTGGCATTTGCCCTGCCTTCGGTGGCTCGCATTGAGCCGGTGGCGGACAGACCCGCTACGCAGGCGAGCGGCTGGCAGGATAAAAATGTCCGTATGCTGTTTATTGCCTCCACGCTGATGTGGACCTGCAACACGATGTACATCATTGATATGCCATTGTGGATCAGCAGCGATCTGGGGTTACCGGATAAGCTTGCCGGGATCTTGATGGGTACCGCCGCGGGTCTGGAAATTCCGGCGATGATTCTGGCCGGGTATTACGTTAAGCGTTCAGGAAAACGTAAGATGATGGTCATTGCTGTCGCGGCAGGAGTGTTGTTCTATCTGGGGCTTATCTTCTTTCACTCGCGCGAAGCACTACTGATATTACAGCTGTTTAATGCGGTATTTATCGGGATTGTCGCCGGGATTGGTATGCTCTGGTTCCAGGATCTGATGCCGGGACGCGCAGGCTCTGCGACAACATTGTTTACGAACAGTATTTCAACCGGGGTGATTCTGGCGGGGGTGATTCAGGGTGCGCTGTCGCAAAGCTATGGGCATGCGGCGGTGTACTGGATGATTGCGGCAATCTCGGTCGTGA